The Apodemus sylvaticus chromosome 5, mApoSyl1.1, whole genome shotgun sequence genome has a segment encoding these proteins:
- the Pcif1 gene encoding mRNA (2'-O-methyladenosine-N(6)-)-methyltransferase isoform X2: MANENHGSPREEASLLSHSPGTSHQSQPCSPKPVRLVQDLPEELVHAGWEKCWSRRESRPYYFNRFTNQSLWEMPVLGQHDVLSDPLGLNATPLPQDSSLVETPPVENKPRKRQLSEEQPSGNGVKKPKIEIPVTPTSQSVPNSPSIPGTPTLKIWGASTEDKQAALLRPTEVYWDLDIQTNAVIKHRGPSEVLPPHPDVELLRSQLILKLRQHYRELCQQREGIEPPRESFNRWMLERKVVDKGCDPLLPSNCEPVVSPSMFREIMNDIPIRLSRIKFREEAKRLLFKYAEAARRLIESRSASPDSRKVVKWNVEDTFSWLRKEHSASKEDYMDRLEHLRRQCGPHVSAAAKDSVEGICSKIYHISLEYVKRIREKHLAILKENNIPEEVEASELEPRLVYCYPVRLAVSAPPMPSVEMHMENSVVCIRYKGEMVKVSRSYFSKLWLLYRYSCVDDSAFERFLPRVWCLLRRYQMMFGVGLYEGTGLQGSLPVHVFEALHRLFGVSFECFASPLNCYFRQYCSAFPDTDGYFGSRGPCLDFTPLSGSFEANPPFCEELMDAMVSHFEKLLESSPEPLSFIVFIPEWREPPTPALTRMEQSRFRRHQLVLPAFEHEYRSGSQHICKKEEMHYKAVHNTAVLFLQNDPGFAKWGPTPERLQELTAAYKQSGRSHGSSSSSSSSSSEAKDRDSGREQGPSREPHPT; the protein is encoded by the exons ATGGCCAATGAGAATCACGGCAGCCCCCGGGAGGAAGCATCCCTTCTAAGTCACTCTCCAGGCACCTCCCATCAGAGCCAGCCCTGTTCTCCAAAGCCAGTTCGCCTGGTACAGGACCTCCCAG AGGAGCTGGTCCATGCAGGCTGGGAGAAGTGCTGGAGCCGGAGGGAGAGCCGTCCCTACTACTTCAACCGATTCACCAATCAGTCCCTGTGGGAGATGCCTGTGCTGGGTCAGCACGATGTGCTT TCGGACCCTTTGGGACTGAATGCAACCCCACTGCCCCAAGACTCAAGCTTGGTGGAAACTCCCCCAGTAGAAAACAAGCCCAGGAAGCGACAGCTCTCAGAAGAGCAGCCAAGCGGCAACGGAGTCAAGAAGCCCAAG ATTGAAATACCTGTGACACCCACAAGCCAGTCGGTGCCCAATTCTCCCAGCATCCCAGGAACTCCGACACTAAAGATTTGGGGTGCATCCACTGAAGATAAACAGGCAGCTCTCCTCCGACCCACTGA GGTGTACTGGGACCTGGACATCCAGACCAATGCTGTCATCAAGCACAGGGGTCCTTCAGAGGTCCTGCCCCCACATCCCGATGTGGAGCTGCTCCGCTCTCAGCTCATCTTGAAGCTCCGCCAGCACTACCGGGAACTGTGCCAGCAGCGGGAGG GCATTGAGCCTCCCCGGGAATCTTTCAACCGCTGGATGCTAGAGCGCAAAGTGGTGGACAAAGGATGCGATCCTCTGTTGCCAAGCAACTGTGAGCCAGTTGTGTCTCCGTCCATGTTCCGTGAGATTATGAATGACATTCCCATCAG GTTATCCCGAATCAAGTTCCGGGAGGAGGCCAAACGCCTGCTCTTTAAATATGCAGAAGCTGCCAGGCGGCTCATTGAGTCCAG GAGTGCATCCCCTGACAGCAGGAAAGTGGTCAAGTGGAATGTGGAAGACACCTTCAGTTGGCTGAGGAAGGAGCACTCCGCCTCGAAGGAGGACTACATG GACCGCCTGGAGCACCTTCGGAGGCAGTGTGGGCCCCACGTTTCTGCTGCAGCCAAGGACTCTGTGGAAGGCATCTGCAGCAAGATCTACCACATCTCCCTGGAATACGTTAAACGGATCCGAGAGAAGCACCTTGCTATCCTCAAGGAAAACAACATCCCAG AGGAAGTAGAGGCCTCCGAGTTGGAGCCCCGCCTGGTATACTGCTACCCAGTGCGTCTGGCCGTGTCTGCGCCCCCCATGCCCAGTGTGGAGATGCACATGGAGAACAGTGTAGTCTGCATCCGATATAAGGGGGAGATGGTCAAGGTCAGCCGCAGCTACTTCAGCAAACTG TGGCTCCTCTACCGCTATAGCTGTGTGGATGACTCTGCCTTTGAGAGGTTCCTGCCTCGAGTCTGGTGTCTTCTCCGCCGATACCAG ATGATGTTTGGCGTGGGCCTCTATGAGGGGACTGGCCTGCAGGGCTCACTGCCAGTGCACGTCTTTGAGGCCCTCCACCGACTCTTTGGTGTCAGTTTCGAGTGCTTCGCCTCACCCCTCAACTGCTACTTCCGCCAGTACTGTTCCGCCTTCCCTGACACAGATGGCTACTTTGGCTCCCGAGG GCCCTGCCTGGACTTCACCCCGCTGAGCGGATCCTTTGAGGCCAACCCTCCGTTCTGCGAGGAGCTCATGGATGCTATGGTCTCTCACTTCGAG AAACTGCTGGAGAGCTCACCAGAACCCCTGTCCTTCATTGTGTTCATCCCGGAGTGGCGGGAGCCCCCAACACCAGCGCTCACCCGGATGGAGCAGAGCCGCTTCAGACGCCACCAGCTGGTCCTGCCTGCCTTTGAGCACGAGTATCGCAGTGGCTCCCAGCACATCTGCAAGAA GGAGGAAATGCACTACAAGGCCGTCCACAACACGGCAGTGCTCTTCCTGCAGAACGACCCCGGGTTCGCCAAGTGGGGGCCGACGCCAGAGCGGCTGCAGGAGCTCACCGCTGCCTATAAGCAGTCAGGCCGCAGCCACggctccagctcctcctcctcctcctcctcctctgaggcCAAGGACCGGGACTCGGGCCGGGAGCAGGGCCCTAGTCGAGAGCCTCACCCCACTTAA
- the Pcif1 gene encoding mRNA (2'-O-methyladenosine-N(6)-)-methyltransferase isoform X1 has product MELTLLVLCGRSRVGAEMANENHGSPREEASLLSHSPGTSHQSQPCSPKPVRLVQDLPEELVHAGWEKCWSRRESRPYYFNRFTNQSLWEMPVLGQHDVLSDPLGLNATPLPQDSSLVETPPVENKPRKRQLSEEQPSGNGVKKPKIEIPVTPTSQSVPNSPSIPGTPTLKIWGASTEDKQAALLRPTEVYWDLDIQTNAVIKHRGPSEVLPPHPDVELLRSQLILKLRQHYRELCQQREGIEPPRESFNRWMLERKVVDKGCDPLLPSNCEPVVSPSMFREIMNDIPIRLSRIKFREEAKRLLFKYAEAARRLIESRSASPDSRKVVKWNVEDTFSWLRKEHSASKEDYMDRLEHLRRQCGPHVSAAAKDSVEGICSKIYHISLEYVKRIREKHLAILKENNIPEEVEASELEPRLVYCYPVRLAVSAPPMPSVEMHMENSVVCIRYKGEMVKVSRSYFSKLWLLYRYSCVDDSAFERFLPRVWCLLRRYQMMFGVGLYEGTGLQGSLPVHVFEALHRLFGVSFECFASPLNCYFRQYCSAFPDTDGYFGSRGPCLDFTPLSGSFEANPPFCEELMDAMVSHFEKLLESSPEPLSFIVFIPEWREPPTPALTRMEQSRFRRHQLVLPAFEHEYRSGSQHICKKEEMHYKAVHNTAVLFLQNDPGFAKWGPTPERLQELTAAYKQSGRSHGSSSSSSSSSSEAKDRDSGREQGPSREPHPT; this is encoded by the exons ATGGAGCTGACACTCTTGGTCCTCTGTGGCAGGTCCCGAGTGGGTGCTGAGATGGCCAATGAGAATCACGGCAGCCCCCGGGAGGAAGCATCCCTTCTAAGTCACTCTCCAGGCACCTCCCATCAGAGCCAGCCCTGTTCTCCAAAGCCAGTTCGCCTGGTACAGGACCTCCCAG AGGAGCTGGTCCATGCAGGCTGGGAGAAGTGCTGGAGCCGGAGGGAGAGCCGTCCCTACTACTTCAACCGATTCACCAATCAGTCCCTGTGGGAGATGCCTGTGCTGGGTCAGCACGATGTGCTT TCGGACCCTTTGGGACTGAATGCAACCCCACTGCCCCAAGACTCAAGCTTGGTGGAAACTCCCCCAGTAGAAAACAAGCCCAGGAAGCGACAGCTCTCAGAAGAGCAGCCAAGCGGCAACGGAGTCAAGAAGCCCAAG ATTGAAATACCTGTGACACCCACAAGCCAGTCGGTGCCCAATTCTCCCAGCATCCCAGGAACTCCGACACTAAAGATTTGGGGTGCATCCACTGAAGATAAACAGGCAGCTCTCCTCCGACCCACTGA GGTGTACTGGGACCTGGACATCCAGACCAATGCTGTCATCAAGCACAGGGGTCCTTCAGAGGTCCTGCCCCCACATCCCGATGTGGAGCTGCTCCGCTCTCAGCTCATCTTGAAGCTCCGCCAGCACTACCGGGAACTGTGCCAGCAGCGGGAGG GCATTGAGCCTCCCCGGGAATCTTTCAACCGCTGGATGCTAGAGCGCAAAGTGGTGGACAAAGGATGCGATCCTCTGTTGCCAAGCAACTGTGAGCCAGTTGTGTCTCCGTCCATGTTCCGTGAGATTATGAATGACATTCCCATCAG GTTATCCCGAATCAAGTTCCGGGAGGAGGCCAAACGCCTGCTCTTTAAATATGCAGAAGCTGCCAGGCGGCTCATTGAGTCCAG GAGTGCATCCCCTGACAGCAGGAAAGTGGTCAAGTGGAATGTGGAAGACACCTTCAGTTGGCTGAGGAAGGAGCACTCCGCCTCGAAGGAGGACTACATG GACCGCCTGGAGCACCTTCGGAGGCAGTGTGGGCCCCACGTTTCTGCTGCAGCCAAGGACTCTGTGGAAGGCATCTGCAGCAAGATCTACCACATCTCCCTGGAATACGTTAAACGGATCCGAGAGAAGCACCTTGCTATCCTCAAGGAAAACAACATCCCAG AGGAAGTAGAGGCCTCCGAGTTGGAGCCCCGCCTGGTATACTGCTACCCAGTGCGTCTGGCCGTGTCTGCGCCCCCCATGCCCAGTGTGGAGATGCACATGGAGAACAGTGTAGTCTGCATCCGATATAAGGGGGAGATGGTCAAGGTCAGCCGCAGCTACTTCAGCAAACTG TGGCTCCTCTACCGCTATAGCTGTGTGGATGACTCTGCCTTTGAGAGGTTCCTGCCTCGAGTCTGGTGTCTTCTCCGCCGATACCAG ATGATGTTTGGCGTGGGCCTCTATGAGGGGACTGGCCTGCAGGGCTCACTGCCAGTGCACGTCTTTGAGGCCCTCCACCGACTCTTTGGTGTCAGTTTCGAGTGCTTCGCCTCACCCCTCAACTGCTACTTCCGCCAGTACTGTTCCGCCTTCCCTGACACAGATGGCTACTTTGGCTCCCGAGG GCCCTGCCTGGACTTCACCCCGCTGAGCGGATCCTTTGAGGCCAACCCTCCGTTCTGCGAGGAGCTCATGGATGCTATGGTCTCTCACTTCGAG AAACTGCTGGAGAGCTCACCAGAACCCCTGTCCTTCATTGTGTTCATCCCGGAGTGGCGGGAGCCCCCAACACCAGCGCTCACCCGGATGGAGCAGAGCCGCTTCAGACGCCACCAGCTGGTCCTGCCTGCCTTTGAGCACGAGTATCGCAGTGGCTCCCAGCACATCTGCAAGAA GGAGGAAATGCACTACAAGGCCGTCCACAACACGGCAGTGCTCTTCCTGCAGAACGACCCCGGGTTCGCCAAGTGGGGGCCGACGCCAGAGCGGCTGCAGGAGCTCACCGCTGCCTATAAGCAGTCAGGCCGCAGCCACggctccagctcctcctcctcctcctcctcctctgaggcCAAGGACCGGGACTCGGGCCGGGAGCAGGGCCCTAGTCGAGAGCCTCACCCCACTTAA